Below is a window of Triticum dicoccoides isolate Atlit2015 ecotype Zavitan unplaced genomic scaffold, WEW_v2.0 scaffold75821, whole genome shotgun sequence DNA.
CCCTGAGATCCTCAAACTTCTCAACCCCGAAGCTAAACCTCACCAAGTTGTCCTTGATCCCATTCTTGGCCTTCTCCTCATCATTCTCCCCCCTGATAAATACACAATCCATGCAATATAAGTCAAAATGTCAACCATAAATATATATAGTGAATCGTCCTCTAAGTTGCAAACGAGAGAAACCCTAGAGCGCCACATACCAGAAGGACATGACCGCCGGCTGTTGCACGAGGCTCTCACACCCGCCAAGAGAGGTTGCAATGAAGGGTATCTCCAATGCGTCGATGAACCTCATGACGCCGTGCAGGTCTGACGCCACCTTGAAGCTGATGACGCCACCGCAACCGGTCATCTGGCTGTTGGCGATGTGGTGCCATGGGCTGCTGATGAGTCCAGGGTAGTACACCCGCTCAATCTTGGGATGGTTCTCGAGCAAGCGCGCCATGCGCAATGCAGTGCTGTTTTGTGTTTCCACGCGAAGCACCATCGTCTTGAGGCCGCGTATGATCATGTAGGCTGCGTCCTGCGGTAATTCAGTTGCAGTGCAAGTGGTAAGCTTTAAAATCTAGTTTTCTTAAATAAGAATGAGTGCCAACATATGTACTACAGTTAATATATACTACATACCGGACTAATGGCGCCGCCGAGGTCGTGATGCCACGCACGGATCCTAGAGATGAGCGCATCCGAGCAACTGATGCATCCTGCAATGACCTGAAATGGAATGACACGATGAGAAGTCTTAAACTACATTGACACTACTAGTGATCATGGAAGTAAAGGAGCAAAATGGCAGTGTAATTGTATGATCTACGAAAATACATCTGATCTAGGGTAGCTACTCACGTCGTGATGGCCGGCAATGTACTTTGTGGCAGAGTGCACGACGATGTCGGCCCCGAGGGTGAGCGGCTTCTGATTGATGGGCGAGGCGAGGGTGCTGTCGATGCACACTAGAGCCCCTTTGCGGTGACACAGCTCCGCGACGAGCTTAATGTCGATGCACTTGAGGTGGGGGTTCGTCGGACAGTCAGTGTAGAAGAGTGTCACCTGCATCATAGCCAAGCATCTCAGAGTCAGAAACGACCAACATACATTCATAGATCCCTTGATTATATATGTGTTATGGAAATTAACTTACGTCGCCATGGTCAAGAACGGCCTTGAGCGTGTCCATGTCGTTCAGCTCGATGAATGTCACCTTGATGCCCATCTTGGAGAGCTTGTCGCGGATGAAGGCGCGTGCCTCGCTGTAGCACTCAGTCGTGGTCACCACGTGGCCGGCACCGGGCAGTACGAGCGCAAGCAGCGTGGCAACGATGGCGTTCATTCCCGAGGACGTGACAAGCGTCGACTCNNNNNNNNNNGGGGGTGCACTTAGGCGGCGGTGGTCTGGTGTGGCGGCGCGGTTCCGTGGCACGACGCAGGCGAGCAGCTGGGTGGCGGCGTGATCTGGCATCACCCGCTCGGCCCAGATGCAGGCCCTTCGGGCCCCATCTCGGCCTGGGCGGGCCAGCGATGGGGATGGTCTCTGGCGTGGCTTCCGGGAGGCGGGGGAGACGCGACGAGCGGCGCCAATGCTGGACTGCTGCATCATGGCCGGCGGGGCTTAACGGGCCCGCTTCGGGGCCTGGCTGGGCCAGGGGTGGCCCGGCATGCCCCGCTGCCGCGTCCGGACGGCGACCGCAACGGTGCCATAGGCACGGGCCTCCCGCACGACGGTAGTGGACGTGGTTCCCTCCCGCTCGGCTTCGGGGTTGCCGCTCCCGTCATGGTGCGCTTCTCTCCAGTCCTCTTGGGCTCGTGGTGGTGTTCGTAGTGAGGCGGACTGGGTGGCGGCGCAACTGCGTTGGCGCATGGTGGTGGGCAGCGGTTTGGCGGGTCGGCTCCGTCCGGTTGGGCGGTTGGGTTTggagtgcgggagaaatccttgccggttTTGGCCCCTATGCGGTGACACCTGTgggtgccaccattccttcctGGAGCGTGTCGGAGGTATCCATCCACCACCCCCTTCCGcgtgccgggggaaaccctaggactcgttCGGGCAGCAACGTCGTCAGCgtcgcatcccttcttggaggtgctgcttggtaaGCGGCGATTCGGAGCCTCGGTCTATGGTGGTTTGTATCcggtgggcgccgtggtggcgggtCATCCGCGCTTTGCTGAGCTGTCGTggttggcatttgtttcttcttccttttcttttggctGGTTGTGTTGCTCGCCACAGCAATCTTTGTACTCGgtgttggttgctttggaatacaaagcggggggcaACCCTTTTTCGTTAATTAGCCCACATTGTGGGAAACAATGTTTTTTTACCTGTATAAAAGTGATTGACATGGCTGTAATAGTGAAACAGGATGAAACGTTTTGTACTATCTGAACTTCTTTCAATTACATATGGCCCCGCCGCCCCGAAGCACATATTTCTTATCATCAAATTTGATGTTCTTCATTCAAGAAataaaataatacatactaattacCATTGCTTAGGATTTCAGCACAAATTGACTACCTACCATATGCACAAAAAGGGTTTCTATAAAGCTAGCTTGTCAAAATTGTTACACTATTAATTAGGATCAAGAATAATCCTAAATCTTCTCTAGGGCTTGGAGAATGTCATCCCTGAGATCCTCAAACTTCTCAACCCCGAAGCTAAACCTCACCAAGTTGTCCTTGATCCCATTCTTGGCCTTCTCCTCATCATTCTCCCCCCTGATAAATACACAATCCATGCAATATAAGTCAAAATGTCGACCATAAATATATATAGTGAATCGTCCTCTAAGTTGCAAACGAGAGAAACCCTAGAGCGCCACATACCAGAAGGACATGACCGCCGGCTGTTGCACGAGGCTCTCACACCCGCCAAGAGAGGTTGCAATGAAGGGTATCTCCAATGCGTCGATGAACCTCATGACGCCGTGCAGGTCTGACGCCACCTTGAAGCTGATGACGCCACCGCAACCGGTCATCTGGCTGTTGGCGATGTGGTGCCATGGGCTGCTGATGAGTCCAGGGTAGTACACCCGCTCAATCTTGGGATGGTTCTCGAGCAAGCGCGCCATGCGCAATGCAGTGCTGTTTTGTGTTTCCACGCGAAGCACCATCGTCTTGAGGCCGCGTATGATCATGTAGGCTGCGTCCTGCGGTAATTCAGTTGCAGTGCAAGTGGTAAGGTTTAAAATCTAGTTTTCTTAAATAAGAATGAGTGCCAACATATGTACTACAGTTAATATATACTACATACCGGACTAATGGCGCCGCCGAGGTCGTGATGCCACGCACGGATCCTAGAGATGAGCGCATCCGAGCCACTGATGCATCCTGCAATGACCTGAAATGGAATGACACGATGAGAAGTCTTAAACTACATTGACACTACTAGTGATCATGGAAGTAAAGGAGCAAAATGGCAGTGTAATTGTATGATCTACGAAAATACATCTGATCTAGGGTAGCTACTCACGTCGTGATGGCCGGCAATGTACTTTGTGGCAGAGTGCACGACGATGTCGGCCCCGAGGGTGAGCGGCTTCTGATTGATGGGCGAGGCGAGGGTGCTGTCGATGCACACTAGAGCCCCTTTGCGGTGACACAGCTCCGCGACGAGCTTAATGTCAATGCACTTGAGGTGGGGGTTCGTCGGACAGTCAGTGTAGAAGAGTGTCACCTGCATCATAGCCAAGCATCTCAGAGTCAGAAACGACCAACATACATTCATAGATCCCTTGATTATATATGTGTTATGGAAATTAACTTACGTCGCCATGGTCAAGAACGGCCTTGAGCGTGTCCATGTCGTTCAGCTCGATGAATGTCACCTTGATGCCCATCTTGGAGAGCTTGTCGCGGATGAAGGCGCGTGCCTCGCTGTAGCACTCAGTCGTGGTCACCACGTGGCCGGCACCGGGCAGTACGAGCGCAAGCAGCGTGGCAACGATGGCGTTCATTCCCGAGGACGTGACAAGCGTCGACTCAGGCCCTCTCCAGTGCACTGATCTTGTCCTCTAGGACCTTCACAGTGGGGTTGCCGTAGCGGCCGTACTCGAAGCTGTGGCGCCGGCCTTCCTTGAACGCGATGAGGTCGCCCGAGCTCTTGAACCAGTGCGTCGTGCCGCTCACAATAGGTGTCGCGATCGAGTCAGTGTCCATGGCGCCGTTCTTCCCCATCTTCTCCCCGGCGTGAACCGCCAGGGTCTCATCTGAGAGAGTAGCATCTCGCTTCAGAGCCGTGGCGGCATCCTGCTGCACCACCGGCACAGGTTGCTCGGCGCCAGGGAGGGTGGCATCAAGGAGCGCCTCCGGGCTCAAAGCGGTGACACGCTTTGATGAACGTCGAGCGCGGAGCAGGCGGCGCTGCTCGATGGGCGAAGCCTTGTTGACGAGAGGAGAAGATGACCGCGCCATTAGTAATTTGTGGGGTCGACGAAGAGGAGTGAAAACAGGTGGAATCGAAGAGATTAGCCAGAGCTAGCAGCTGCTCGTTTGTGTTCTTGCTATCTGTGTATACGATGGTGGTAATATATACTGCCGATCGATCAGTCTGGCTCTGTGCGCGTCGATTCATATCTACGTGTCAGTCTACATATAATATCGTCCCACTACCACATGCCACATGTGGCATCGGTGCTCAGTCACGCAGGCGTGTAATTAAGCCGCGTGGTAATTAAGATGTACAAGTGGATCCATGAttaatctactactactaaataagGCATGTGATTAGTTAGCTGCAACGTGCCAGTAGACCTGGGCCACGACGAATCTAAGGGAAGTCTTAGGTCAAATCTGCGTGTTTACATCTACAACGCCGTACTGTGATCGATGCTGCGTTGGATTGGACAAGACCTCATCATTAAACAAAGATGGGTCTGGTTGGGCTTTGGCGAATGCCTCGCTAGATTTGATGGAAGAAAACAAAAGCGGTCCGGTAGGATCTACATGGAAGAAACAGCGGCGCATCAAATGGAAACCTAGGCATGAAACCACCGTTATCGAAAACGGTTTTGGAGGTGGTTTTCGGATATAACCCTTAGGGCATTTCTAACCAATCCCCTTAAAATAGCGTAGTATCCGGCATAGTAAACCCTTACAAGAGTATCTTTACTCCACTATGTTTTCTCTGGATCTAACCGATCCCTTATACATAACGGAGTAAAAAGTACTTCCATTTGCATTTCATTTTCGGCCATCAAAACACATTTTTTTGCTTCTTTATTGCATTCAACGGCATTTTGATACATTGGAGTACATAATTCATCAATTCTTCGCTATGAGAGCAAGGCCAAAGAAAACAAAAACCATAATTAGACACTTTAAAAGATACCCAACTTTCATAACTGCTTCCGCAAGTTGGATTAATATTttctctatgtcttcattgttgattaTCTCTATTGCCTTCTCGAGCTTGCACACTTCTTTCTTTTTTGATTCCGAAGAATTCGACGTTGCTTCAcatctagtctcatctctagcatcTATTCTAGCAATGAGTGCACAAACATCTATCAAATTTCATACTATCAATAGATCGATGTAATCTTCTACCCAATACAAAATTTGCATCCATCCTACACACAAATTTGAGCAAACATTGAGCTACCAAAATTCTGCTGGCGGCCGGTGAACAACCGACTCAAAAGAAGCACATACCTCATCTTTTTTGCACTTGAAGAACATCCATCCGGGATGTTCCAGCATGGTAGAAACTCGGCGCACCACCTACCGCGGGCAGTCATCTCACTTTACGACTGGCAACGGTGAGCGGACGAGCTACTGGGCTAGCACCGAGCCCAGGCGATGGCGGGCGTGTCTTTGCCGGCGAACCGCCGGCGGGAGAGATCCGAGTTGCTAGAGGCGGAGTCAATACCTTTATGTGGCGCGGAGGCTTTGCCGGGGCAGTGCGTTCCGATACACGGCCAATCAATGGCAAGGCATAGTCGCCGGCGGTGGTAGCCGCAGATCTACCGGTAGTGCGCCGTGGATGGGCCAAGGAGGCACAAATCCTGGTGGTCAGGGACTGCGTCGGAGCCAATGGAATGTCCGCAGTGGCGCGGTGGCTGGCGGGGGGTGGGAGGGGTGGCACCCGCGTAGATGCGGCGCGGGAGGCGGGGAAGGCAGAGGAGGAGAGGTCTCAATTCTCAGTACGTTTTATACAGAATGGGTCACATCAAATGGAAATCAAGGTATGCATATACTCAGCTGATACTGGTGCTAGGTACCTTTGCACACTTTTATTTTTGTGAAACAAGACGTGTTTGTTCCAGTCGATTTCCATTAGGGAAACTGCCAACGGTTTTGGCTTTGTCTTACTCAAGGTGAAGCCAAGGTCCATCACCCACATCATCTCTCCGCCGAACAGTAGAAcctcccaagacggcgcctccatcgagggTACGACGGAAAGGACGCTGCCACCGGACTTTCGTCCGGGAGGGGTTCGGTGGTGGATAGGAGAGACCTCGACATCGCCTCCACGGAGGGTAACAGCGCCGAGAGACATCGCCGACGCCGGACCGAACAAACCGATCAAAATTTCCTCCAGTCCCCATCCTATACCACCAAAACTCTGTCGTCTCCGGATCCGGCAACGGACCACGAACCAGAACCTACAGAGATGAGAGAGCCATGGGGTTCAACCAACCATGAACGAGGATCGAGAAGAATCCATCGTAGATCTCCAGGCGTCGAATCCAGCAATCCGGCGTGGTCAGCGACAACCACCACCACTCCGcggcggctgacggcgttcaagcccAAGACCCAGATTGGATCTGATCTAAACCCGGCAGCGCCCGCGACCATCGATCTTGCCCACCACGCAGCCGTCACCATGCTGcgagcaggccgccgccgccgccgtgccacgCACGACGTAGCCAAGAAACCCGCCTACCGCGCCGCCCGACCCCACGCTAGTCCGGCGCCCCGCCCGATCTGGCTGCCCCGCGCCAACCACGATGGACAAGGGGGAGAgacgctctgccgccggacaactgACCAAGCTTTGCCCGGTGGCGCTGTTGACGGCGGGGAGGAGAGGTGGAGGCGGGAGGAGGGCGGCTAGGTTCCCCCTTGGGTCTCCCGCGGGGGAGACACGAGGTTGCCGCAGTTTCTCTTTGTTTGAGTGAGCcctgctccggtgctcccccctAACCTAATTTCGGAGGGGCATTTTTGTCCCCTTGAATTTTTTTCCTGGCCCGCCGCAGCCCAGATCCAAGCCCTGTCTAGCCCTGTATAACCCAGACCGTATACGTACAGTACCCTGGTCC
It encodes the following:
- the LOC119347801 gene encoding cystathionine gamma-synthase 1, chloroplastic-like, which codes for MMQQSSIGAARRVSPASRKPRQRPSPSLARPGRDGARRACIWAERSTLVTSSGMNAIVATLLALVLPGAGHVVTTTECYSEARAFIRDKLSKMGIKVTFIELNDMDTLKAVLDHGDVTLFYTDCPTNPHLKCIDIKLVAELCHRKGALVCIDSTLASPINQKPLTLGADIVVHSATKYIAGHHDVIAGCISCSDALISRIRAWHHDLGGAISPDAAYMIIRGLKTMVLRVETQNSTALRMARLLENHPKIERVYYPGLISSPWHHIANSQMTGCGGVISFKVASDLHGVMRFIDALEIPFIATSLGGCESLVQQPAVMSFWGENDEEKAKNGIKDNLVRFSFGVEKFEDLRDDILQALEKI